The DNA window CGCCACAAGCCCAGCGAGGGACCGGCCACGCGGAACAGCCACGACGTCGGCCAGGTGGCGAGCGGCCCGTAGAGACAGAAGGTGTCGCGCGACAGGACTTCTCCGCGCAGCACCGTGTTCACCCAGGCCAGCGCCTCGCCTTCCTCGGAGAACAGCATGAACGGATTGGCCCAGGACGAGCGCGCGGTCCACGGCCGCGCGAACAGCAGCGCGAACAGTGCAGTCACCGCGAGCAGCTCGAGCCAGGTCAGCTTCGGCCCGCGCGGCAGCGCGACCCAGGGCTCGCGTGGCCGCGCCCAGACCGCCCAGATGCCCAGGCCCACCGCGAGCGCCACGGCCATGCCCACGGCGTAGGCCAGTGACTCTGCGGACTTCGAGTGACCCGCGAGGATCGACACCGACACGATGCCGAGCTCGCGCGCGCGCGCGACGTCGCCGCCCGTCGCGGGCAGCAGCCAGATCGCCGCGCGCGCCGCCAGCGTGCCCGCGGCGAGCGCACCCGCGCCGATCCAGAAGCCCGCGTCCGCGCGCTTCACGCAGGGCCCCGCGCCGGCAGCACGCTCCTGCCCGACGCGTCCTCGCACCAGGGCGTGGCGGGCACGCGGTCGAGCGTGAACAGCCGCATGCACACGTTCTCGCCCTTGCACGGCGGGACCTGGGCCACGTGCAGGCACGGCGAGCAGATCGGCGGCCGGTAGTGGACCGTCTCGCTGTAGCCCTCGATCGGCTCCAGCAACGTGGCGGGGTCGGTCGGCCCGAAGAACGAGACGCTCGGCACGCCGAGCGCGCGTGCCGCGTGCACCAGCGCGGAGTCGATGCCGAAGAAGCGGCTGGCGTGGGCGAGCACGCCCAGTGACTCGCCGAGCGTGAGCTGGCCGCACAGGTTCTCGTGCTGGAGCTCGCCGCCCAGGGCGTCGCGCAGCGCAGCCGCGACCTCCTCGGCCACGGCGCGGTCGCGCGCGTCGCCCAGGAAGCGCCACAGGCGGCCCGCCAGCTCGCCGCGCCGCGCCTGCGCCCAGGCCCGCCACTCCGCGGCCGGCAGCTGCCGGACCGAGGCGAAGTCCGAGCAGCCGGCGCCCAGCGCGAAGTACTCGCCCGCGTGAGTCACCGGGCCCAGGCGCGCGCGCAGGTGAGCTCTCACGTCGCCACGCGTGGCCGGCGGCGCGCCCAGCAGCGCGGCCGCCGCCGCGTAGAAGTGGAACACGCCGCGCGCGCGGTTGAAGAACACCAGATGCGTGAGCACGTTGCGCCGCCAGTACGTGCTCTCCACGTAGAAGCCGATGCGATTGCGGGCCAGCGTGAGCAGCGAGAACACCGTGCTGAGCTGCGAGTACACCTCGAGGTCGACCACCGTGTCGACGCGCCGCCGCACGAGGCGCGCGAGCACGCGCGCCGTGCTCCACAACAGCGCCGCCAGCCCGCGCCGGTCCTCGACCCGCTCCACGCGGTCGAACACGCCGCACAGCTCGGCGAACGGCGCGACCGGTGACCCGCACACCAGCGTGAGCGCGTGGTCGGGGTAGCGGCGGCGCACGCCGAGCAGCGCAGGCAGCGCGATCAGCAGGCTGCCGCCGCCCATGAGCTTCAGGAACACGATCTCGCCCTGCGGCGCCGGCGAGTGGTCGCGCTGCATGAAGCGGCCGGTGAGCTGCGCCAGCGGGCGCAGCAGCACCAGCAGCCAGGCCCCGAGCCAGCGGTCAATCCGCTGCTTGTCGTCGACCGTCATGACGCTCCAGCCACAGACCCATCTCGCCCAGATTGAACCAGACCCGCGCAGAGTCGCGGGCGTTTTCTCGCGCCGGCGCGGGCGCGCCCGCCAGCAGCCGCAAGTGACTCCAGACCATGGCGAGTGACACGAGCTTCACGGGTCGGAACTCGCGGGTGATGCGGAAGCCGGCGCGGCCGAAGATCGCCGCCACGCCGCCGCGCGTGTAGTGCACGAGGTGGTCGGGCACGTCGTGCAGCCAGAGCGGCCCCATCCAGCGGCGGCTCCACGAGTCGGCATCGGGCAGCACCATCAGCACGGCGGCCGACGGCGCGGACTGCCGGGCGATCCACGCGGCCAGGGAGTTCGGGTCGGGCACGTGCTCGAAGCTGTCTTGGAACAGCCACAGATCGGGCGGGCGCGGCAGCGCGGGTAGGGGCGCGGCAGCGAACAGGCACGCGCGCGGCACGCCGAGTGACTCCGCATGCGCGCGGTTGGCGGGCACCGGCTCGAGTCCCAGCACGAACGCGCCGCGCGCCTGTAGCGCCGCGAGACACGCGCCCCCGCCGAAGCCGACCTCGCACACGGTGAGTCCCGCCGGAGACACTCCCAGCGCGCCCAGCCAGCGCTCGAGCGTGCGCACCTTGCAGCGGCCGACGGCCGGATCGTGGTGGCCGCGCGCCGCGGGATAGTCGTCGCCGTAGCGCTCGGCCGGGCCGGCGCCGCGCCGCACGCGCGTGTGGCAGGCGGGGCAGACCAGCCAGCGCCCCGTGGACGCCGCCGGCGCGAGCTCCGGGTGGCACGGCAGCGGGCCGCTCACGGCTGCCTCCGCTGCAGCACCGAGACCCAGTACTTCGACTCCGGCTGGTAGCTGCGCGCGGCCTCGCCGAACACGTAGCGCGTGCCGCCGGGCAGGATGTCGGCCACGCCGACCGCGTCGTAGTCGCTCTGGGCGGCCGACGCCGCCCAGTCGAGCAGCACGTGCGGTGACTCCGCGCGCATGAGCCAGGAGGTGGACACGTTCACCCACACCAGGATCTCGGGCCGCGCCGCCTCCAGCTGCGCGACCATCTCCTCCTGCATGGCCCGCGCGTAGGGCTGCGGCTCCATCAGCGGGTAGGCGTAGATGTAGCCGGTGGCGGAGCGCCGGCCGGCGTAGAAGGGAATCTCGGGCTCCGAGCCGAGCACGGCGATCCGGTCGCCCGGGCGGGTGCGGGCGGCGATCTCACGCCCCAGGACCACGGCCTCCGGGAAGGGGTTCAGGGCGTACACCGCGCGCGAGGCCTGGTCGGGCGTGGCGCGCACGAGCACGTCGGACCGTACACCGATCGGTGTCACGAGCCCGGCCGCGGCCAGCCCCGCGCACGCCCAGCCGTGCGCGCGCGGCGAGCGCAGAGGCAGCGCCTGCGCGCCGGCGCCGGCCAGGAGCGCGAGGCCCGGCAGCGCCAGCACGAAATACTGCGGGCGGAAGTAGAAGCCCAGGCTCGCGCCGACCAGTCCCGCCGCGAGCAGTGCCGCCCCGAACCCGACGCCGCGGCGCAGCTCGGCGTTCCACAGCGGCGCCGCGAGCCCCAATGCCGCGGCGGCCCACCACACCGCCTGGTCGTGCCAGAGCCGCCGCAGCGCGAGCTCGAGGTCGCCCAGACCACGCCCGAGCGACACCTGCGAGCCGTAGCTCGCGGCATAAGTCACCGTCCAGAACCAGAAGCGCGGAAAGACTCCCGCCGCCCACAGACCCGCGAGAGTCACGGCCGGCATTGCGATTATGCCTGCGCCAAACGCGCCCAGCCGAGCGAGTGACTCGGCGCGCCGGCCGCGCGCGTGGGTCAGCGTTACTCCGAGCGCGCCGAACAGCGCGAGCGGCGCCGCGTTCTGCTTCACGACCACGGCCGCGCCGAGCAGAAGACCCGCGCCGGCGAGCCCGCCGCGGCCACGGGCATGCTGCGCGAGCAGCAGCCCCGCGAGCGCCGCCGCCACCGCGAACTGCTCGGCGTGAGCCCACAGCCCGAACACCGCGGGCGAGACACTCGCCGCTGCGCAGGCCGCTCCGGCCACGGCGGCGGCGCCATCCCCGAACCAGCGCCGCGCGAGCAGCGCACAGGCGAGCGCGCTCCATGCGCTCGCGACGAGCAGGCCCGCGTGGATGGCGGCGACGTTCGGCCCGCCGACTCCGATCAGGAGCGCGTACAGCGCGTAGACGCCGGGCCACTTCATGTTCCAGGCCTCAGCCCAGGGCGGCACGCCGTGCAGCAAGAGACTCCCGATGTAGGCGTACTCGCCCTCGTCCCGCTCGAGCGGGACGGTCAAGAGGCGCACGCGCACGGCCACCACCACGAGCAGCACCAAGCCGAGCGCCGCCCACGGGAGCCACCGCGAGAAACGGTCGACCGGCTCCCGCATGGCGGAAGCTTACCGCGAGCGGAGCGCCTCCATCTCCTCCAGGGTGCGGGGCCAGTCCGACTTCAACAGTCGAGACAGCGCGCGGTCCGCGAGCAGTCTCCCGCCCGTCTGACAGGTCGCGCAGTAGTTGGTCTCGTTCTCGGCGTACACGATGCGCTGCACGGGCGAGCCGCAGACCGGACAGGGCTTGCGGTAGCGGCCGTGGACGGCCATCTCGGGGCGGAAGGCGGTCACGCCCTCGGGGAACCCCGCGCCGGCCTGCGCGCGCAGTCGCTCGACCCACTCGCGCAGCACCGCGCGGGTCGCATCGAGCAGGCGCTCGATCTCGGCGTCGCCGAGCTTCGAAGTCATGGCGATCGGCGAGAGCTTCGCGCGGTGGAGTATCTCGTCGGAGTAGGCGTTGCCGATGCCCGAGATCAGCCGCGGGTCGGTGAGCGAGCGCTTGAGCGTGTGATTCGCCGAGCGCAGCGCGCGCGCGAAGCCGGCGACGTCGGTCTCGAGCGGCTCGATGCCGCCCGGATCGACGGAGGCCAGCGCGTCGGGGCCGCGCAGCACGTGCAGCGAGGCGCGGCGCTTCGAGCCGGCCTCGGTGAGCGTGAGCGTGCCGGTCGCGAAGCGCAGCTCGAAGAGCGGCCGGCGCGCCGGCTTCTTGTCCGGCGGGGTCCAGTGCAGCCGGCCCGCGATCATCAGGTGGATCACGAGCCACAAGTCGTCGTCGAAGCCGAGCGCGATGCGCTTTCCCACGCGCCGCAGCTCGCGCACGCTCTTCCCCACGAGCTCTGCCGGCTTGGGGTCCACGGTGCGCAGCAGGAACGGCTGCCCGATGCGCAAGGCTTCGAGCCGCGCGCCGCGCACACGCTGCGCCAGCGCCGAGAGGTAGACCTCCACGTCGGGAAGCTCGGGCATCGCCCGAGAGTCACATCGGGGGTGTCGAGGCTGCAACCGGGCGCCTGCGTGTCGCCGCCTCGCTGCACCGCCGTAGGCCGCGCGTCCGTGTCACGCCGCCGCGCCGGGCATACCCCTTGCTCAAAGCCCCCGAGGAGGACTCGACCATGCCCCACGACCGCTACGACTATCCCATGGAGCGCAGCGAGCGCGTGCCGAGCCCCGGGCTCGCGGCCGTGCTCTCCGTCCTGGTTCCCGGCCTCGGACACATCTACGCGGGCCGCCTCGGCGCCGGGCTGGGCTGGTTCCTCGCGACCATGTTCGGCTACTGGGCGATCCTGGTGCCCGGCTTCCCGATCCACGTCGCGAGCGTGTACTTCGCCTACCAGGCCGCGAAGCACTTCGAAGGCTACTGAGTGGCGGAGCTCTCCGCCTAGTCGCGCGCTTCGAGCGTGAACTGCAGCTCGAGCCGGCCCAGGTGGAAGCGATCGCCGTCCTTCAGCTCGAGCGCGGCGGGCAGCTCGCCTTCCACGTCGGCGTGGCGCAGCACGAAGCCGCCGCTCTTGAACTCGACGAGCGCGTGCCGGGTGCGCAGTGACTCATCGTTCAGGGCGAGGTCGACTCCGGGGCCGCGGCCGAGCGCGGTGCGGGGCTGGTCGAGGCGGTACTCGAGGCCTCGGGCTTCGCCGGTGAGGATCACCAGCGCGGGGCGATAGCGGGTCAGGAAGTCCGACAGGTTCCAGGAGACGGAGGAAGGTTTCATCGATCCTCGGCTTGGACGGGGGGAGGACGGTAATGCTTCTCCCAACGGTCCGCCGCCGCGCGGCTTGAGTCCGTGGTGAATCAGACCCGATCCTCGGGGACCCAGAGGCCGTGGAAGCCGTACGGCACGCGCTGCGGCAGGAGCACACGCGCGATCGGCGGCGCGGTCAGGTCGCGGGCGTCGGCGACCAGGAGCTCGCTCCGGCCCTCCGACTCGTCGTGGACGAACGCCAGGAGCCAGCCGTCGTCCTCGTCCGAGCCGCCCGGCCGCGGCACGAACACGCCTTCGCCGCCGTTGCGGTTCGGGCCGAAGCGGTGGAGCTGCGACGCGCAGCCGCGGTCGAGGTCGTACTTCAAGAGACCCTCGGCGAGCGGAAGACGAACGTCGCTGCGCATGCGCGAGGCGAACACGTAGCGCGCTCGCCGGCCGACCCGCGCCGGGTTCACGCTGGGCAGCTCGGCGTTCTGGTCGTCGAGCTCTTGCTCGCGCACCGAGCCGCGCTGCAGGTCGATGCGCCAGCGCCACAGGCGCGTCGGGTGCGGCGGCGCGTTGCCCGGCTCGACCTCGGCCGCGAGGTCGAACGCCGCGCGCTGGATCACGTCGAGCACCACCTCGGAGCCCTCCTCCCAGGCGTTCGCCACGTGGTACGCGAAGCAGGGAGCGATCGGGAACCAGCGCAGGTCGCCGCCGGAGCCGCGCCGCGGCATGAGTCCCAGGTGTGACCCGCGCTCGGGCTCGAAGCGCGCGATCGGCTCGCCGCGCAGAAAGCGCCGCACGTCGAACGTGTACGGGTGATTCATGAACACGGCCCAGCGCTCGGTGATCGCGAAGTCGTGCATCCAGACGCCGATCGGCAGCTCGATCGCGGTGGTGTGCGCGAGCGTGCCGTCGGCCGCGATCACCGAGTACTGCGCGTGCGGCTTGGCGACCGGGCTGTAGCCGAAGGCGAACAGCTCGCCGGTCCGCGGGTCGAGCTTGGGATGCGGAGTGAGTGGATGGCGCAGCCGGCGCCCGAAGCTGTACACGCCGAGTGTCTCGAGCTCGGGCAGCGCGATCTCGTACGGCTCGCCCTGGTCGTGCAGCGCCAGCAGCCGGCCCGCGTGGCGGACCAGGGCCTGGTTCGCGGTGT is part of the Myxococcota bacterium genome and encodes:
- a CDS encoding carotenoid oxygenase family protein, whose translation is MPKSPFLEGNFAPVEHELAADDLPVRGELPRELAGTFVRNGPNPQFPPLGAYHWLDGDGMLHAVRLENGRASYRNRAVRTRAYELERRRGRALWTGVLERPQFDNPEGATKNTANQALVRHAGRLLALHDQGEPYEIALPELETLGVYSFGRRLRHPLTPHPKLDPRTGELFAFGYSPVAKPHAQYSVIAADGTLAHTTAIELPIGVWMHDFAITERWAVFMNHPYTFDVRRFLRGEPIARFEPERGSHLGLMPRRGSGGDLRWFPIAPCFAYHVANAWEEGSEVVLDVIQRAAFDLAAEVEPGNAPPHPTRLWRWRIDLQRGSVREQELDDQNAELPSVNPARVGRRARYVFASRMRSDVRLPLAEGLLKYDLDRGCASQLHRFGPNRNGGEGVFVPRPGGSDEDDGWLLAFVHDESEGRSELLVADARDLTAPPIARVLLPQRVPYGFHGLWVPEDRV
- a CDS encoding FHA domain-containing protein, giving the protein MKPSSVSWNLSDFLTRYRPALVILTGEARGLEYRLDQPRTALGRGPGVDLALNDESLRTRHALVEFKSGGFVLRHADVEGELPAALELKDGDRFHLGRLELQFTLEARD
- a CDS encoding glycosyltransferase family 9 protein, translating into MTVDDKQRIDRWLGAWLLVLLRPLAQLTGRFMQRDHSPAPQGEIVFLKLMGGGSLLIALPALLGVRRRYPDHALTLVCGSPVAPFAELCGVFDRVERVEDRRGLAALLWSTARVLARLVRRRVDTVVDLEVYSQLSTVFSLLTLARNRIGFYVESTYWRRNVLTHLVFFNRARGVFHFYAAAAALLGAPPATRGDVRAHLRARLGPVTHAGEYFALGAGCSDFASVRQLPAAEWRAWAQARRGELAGRLWRFLGDARDRAVAEEVAAALRDALGGELQHENLCGQLTLGESLGVLAHASRFFGIDSALVHAARALGVPSVSFFGPTDPATLLEPIEGYSETVHYRPPICSPCLHVAQVPPCKGENVCMRLFTLDRVPATPWCEDASGRSVLPARGPA
- a CDS encoding methyltransferase domain-containing protein, encoding MSGPLPCHPELAPAASTGRWLVCPACHTRVRRGAGPAERYGDDYPAARGHHDPAVGRCKVRTLERWLGALGVSPAGLTVCEVGFGGGACLAALQARGAFVLGLEPVPANRAHAESLGVPRACLFAAAPLPALPRPPDLWLFQDSFEHVPDPNSLAAWIARQSAPSAAVLMVLPDADSWSRRWMGPLWLHDVPDHLVHYTRGGVAAIFGRAGFRITREFRPVKLVSLAMVWSHLRLLAGAPAPARENARDSARVWFNLGEMGLWLERHDGRRQAAD
- a CDS encoding DNA-formamidopyrimidine glycosylase family protein, which codes for MPELPDVEVYLSALAQRVRGARLEALRIGQPFLLRTVDPKPAELVGKSVRELRRVGKRIALGFDDDLWLVIHLMIAGRLHWTPPDKKPARRPLFELRFATGTLTLTEAGSKRRASLHVLRGPDALASVDPGGIEPLETDVAGFARALRSANHTLKRSLTDPRLISGIGNAYSDEILHRAKLSPIAMTSKLGDAEIERLLDATRAVLREWVERLRAQAGAGFPEGVTAFRPEMAVHGRYRKPCPVCGSPVQRIVYAENETNYCATCQTGGRLLADRALSRLLKSDWPRTLEEMEALRSR